A window of the Oncorhynchus keta strain PuntledgeMale-10-30-2019 chromosome 21, Oket_V2, whole genome shotgun sequence genome harbors these coding sequences:
- the LOC118400461 gene encoding kelch repeat and BTB domain-containing protein 12-like isoform X1, with product MDLRAKHSLGLLDQLRKMRETEKLTDVVLVAEDISFPCHRVVLSAFSPYFRVMFTCGLRECSTREVFLRDTPADSLGLLLNYMYCSELPLNNANVQGVSVAAFLLQMDEVFNRCQSHMRENMDASNCLGVYYYARDLGAEELADHAQRYLRTHFVQVCMSEEILELEAHKLGALLSSDDLNVSREETILDVVLHWVRQDTLGDGVEYGRSRHLAELLRKVRLPLVAPDYLKESMKRNMSLLADAECLEMMEEALEATGMHPAVAPRKLKLRYGMETTDLLLCIGNEGGGIRSRYGNYSERSFCYAPSTGRTYYITSPRYGDVLGVVCAGVVTEGNEIVVAGEAGVRKMARQTDRNVELFRYRVEAQGTWEHLSSAEYRDSYALGALGDTIYLLGGQMKLKNQYLITNCVERWSMQGGPWRSAAPLPMPLAYHSVVRLKDRLYVLGGRTPQSWRMDDEPDRLSNRLLEYDPETNKWTELGPMKHSKYRCSAVALNGEIYVMGGIGCDGVDRGQSRRCLDAVEIYNPDGDFWRDGPTMPSPQLSLRSNASNAGVVGGKLYVCGYNKGADCHEDIIKDILELDPWENRWTVVARHVLMHDAYDVCLVASLNPRELMSPPADLVTQ from the exons ATGGATCTGAGAGCTAAACATAGTCTGGGTCTTCTGGACCAGCTGAGGaagatgagggagacagagaagctGACAGATGTGGTGCTGGTGGCTGAGGACATCAGCTTCCCCTGCCATCGCGTGGTCCTCTCAGCCTTCAGCCCTTACTTCCGGGTCATGTTCACCTGTGGCCTGCGGGAGTGCAGTACTAGGGAAGTATTTCTGCGTGACACACCAGCCGATAGCCTGGGTCTATTGTTGAACTACATGTACTGTTCTGAGCTCCCACTCAACAACGCCAATGTACAGGGGGTGTCCGTTGCCGCCTTCCTTCTACAGATGGACGAGGTATTCAACCGCTGCCAGAGCCACATGAGGGAGAACATGGACGCTTCCAACTGCCTCGGGGTGTACTACTATGCCCGCGACCTTGGAGCCGAGGAGCTGGCCGACCATGCCCAGAGATACCTACGGACGCACTTTGTTCAGGTGTGTATGAGCGAGGAGATTCTAGAACTAGAGGCCCATAAGCTGGGGGCACTGCTGAGCTCCGACGACCTCAACGTGTCACGGGAGGAGACCATCCTGGATGTGGTGCTACACTGGGTCAGACAGGACACTCTAGGAGACGGGGTGGAGTACGGGCGAAGTAGACACCTGGCTGAGCTCTTGAGGAAGGTGCGCCTCCCCCTGGTGGCCCCTGACTACCTGAAGGAATCCATGAAGAGGAATATGTCCCTTCTGGCAGATGCAGAGTGTCTGGAGATGATGGAGGAGGCTCTGGAGGCCACTGGGATGCACCCTGCAGTTGCTCCCAGGAAACTGAAGCTCCGATATGGGATGGAGACCACGGATCTGCTACTCTGCATTGGCAACGAGGGCGGAGGGATCCGATCGCGGTATGGAAATTATTCAGAACGCAGCTTCTGCTATGCCCCCTCCACGGGCCGGACCTACTACATCACATCCCCGCGCTACGGAGATGTTCTGGGAGTCGTGTGTGCCGGGGTCGTCACCGAGGGCAATGAGATTGTGGTGGCTGGGGAGGCAGGGGTGAGGAAAATGGCCAGGCAAACAGACAGGAATGTGGAGCTATTCAG GTACAGGGTGGAGGCCCAGGGGACTTGGGAGCACCTGAGCTCAGCTGAATACCGAGACTCATATGCGCTGGGGGCGCTGGGTGATACTATTTACCTGCTGGGAGGCCAGATGAAGCTGAAGAACCAGTACCTCATCACCAACTGTGTGGAACGCTGGTCCATGCAGGGTGGGCCCTGGCGTAGTGCCGCCCCGCTACCCATGCCACTGGCCTATCATAGCGTGGTGCGTCTGAAGGACCGTCTCTACGTGCTCGGGGGTCGAACTCCACAG TCCTGGCGGATGGATGACGAGCCAGACCGCTTGAGCAACCGTCTGTTGGAGTATGACCCTGAGACAAACAAGTGGACAGAGCTGGGTCCCATGAAGCACTCTAAGTACCGCTGTAGTGCTGTGGCGCTCAATGGGGAAATCTACGTGATGG GGGGCATCGGCTGTGATGGGGTAGATCGTGGGCAGTCCCGTCGTTGCCTTGATGCTGTGGAGATCTACAACCCCGATGGAGACTTCTGGAGAGATGGGCCCACTATGCCCTCTCCGCAGCTGTCCCTACGCAGCAATGCCTCCAACGCCGGAGTGGTGGGGGGAAAGCTATATGTGTGCGGATACAACAAGGGAGCCG ATTGTCATGAGGACATAATCAAGGACATCCTGGAACTAGACCCATGGGAGAACCGCTGGACCGTGGTGGCCCGCCATGTTCTGATGCATGATGCCTACGACGTCTGCTTGGTGGCAAGCCTCAATCCCCGGGAGCTCATGTCTCCCCCGGCAGACCTAGTAACTCAGTGA
- the LOC118400461 gene encoding kelch repeat and BTB domain-containing protein 12-like isoform X2, with translation MRETEKLTDVVLVAEDISFPCHRVVLSAFSPYFRVMFTCGLRECSTREVFLRDTPADSLGLLLNYMYCSELPLNNANVQGVSVAAFLLQMDEVFNRCQSHMRENMDASNCLGVYYYARDLGAEELADHAQRYLRTHFVQVCMSEEILELEAHKLGALLSSDDLNVSREETILDVVLHWVRQDTLGDGVEYGRSRHLAELLRKVRLPLVAPDYLKESMKRNMSLLADAECLEMMEEALEATGMHPAVAPRKLKLRYGMETTDLLLCIGNEGGGIRSRYGNYSERSFCYAPSTGRTYYITSPRYGDVLGVVCAGVVTEGNEIVVAGEAGVRKMARQTDRNVELFRYRVEAQGTWEHLSSAEYRDSYALGALGDTIYLLGGQMKLKNQYLITNCVERWSMQGGPWRSAAPLPMPLAYHSVVRLKDRLYVLGGRTPQSWRMDDEPDRLSNRLLEYDPETNKWTELGPMKHSKYRCSAVALNGEIYVMGGIGCDGVDRGQSRRCLDAVEIYNPDGDFWRDGPTMPSPQLSLRSNASNAGVVGGKLYVCGYNKGADCHEDIIKDILELDPWENRWTVVARHVLMHDAYDVCLVASLNPRELMSPPADLVTQ, from the exons atgagggagacagagaagctGACAGATGTGGTGCTGGTGGCTGAGGACATCAGCTTCCCCTGCCATCGCGTGGTCCTCTCAGCCTTCAGCCCTTACTTCCGGGTCATGTTCACCTGTGGCCTGCGGGAGTGCAGTACTAGGGAAGTATTTCTGCGTGACACACCAGCCGATAGCCTGGGTCTATTGTTGAACTACATGTACTGTTCTGAGCTCCCACTCAACAACGCCAATGTACAGGGGGTGTCCGTTGCCGCCTTCCTTCTACAGATGGACGAGGTATTCAACCGCTGCCAGAGCCACATGAGGGAGAACATGGACGCTTCCAACTGCCTCGGGGTGTACTACTATGCCCGCGACCTTGGAGCCGAGGAGCTGGCCGACCATGCCCAGAGATACCTACGGACGCACTTTGTTCAGGTGTGTATGAGCGAGGAGATTCTAGAACTAGAGGCCCATAAGCTGGGGGCACTGCTGAGCTCCGACGACCTCAACGTGTCACGGGAGGAGACCATCCTGGATGTGGTGCTACACTGGGTCAGACAGGACACTCTAGGAGACGGGGTGGAGTACGGGCGAAGTAGACACCTGGCTGAGCTCTTGAGGAAGGTGCGCCTCCCCCTGGTGGCCCCTGACTACCTGAAGGAATCCATGAAGAGGAATATGTCCCTTCTGGCAGATGCAGAGTGTCTGGAGATGATGGAGGAGGCTCTGGAGGCCACTGGGATGCACCCTGCAGTTGCTCCCAGGAAACTGAAGCTCCGATATGGGATGGAGACCACGGATCTGCTACTCTGCATTGGCAACGAGGGCGGAGGGATCCGATCGCGGTATGGAAATTATTCAGAACGCAGCTTCTGCTATGCCCCCTCCACGGGCCGGACCTACTACATCACATCCCCGCGCTACGGAGATGTTCTGGGAGTCGTGTGTGCCGGGGTCGTCACCGAGGGCAATGAGATTGTGGTGGCTGGGGAGGCAGGGGTGAGGAAAATGGCCAGGCAAACAGACAGGAATGTGGAGCTATTCAG GTACAGGGTGGAGGCCCAGGGGACTTGGGAGCACCTGAGCTCAGCTGAATACCGAGACTCATATGCGCTGGGGGCGCTGGGTGATACTATTTACCTGCTGGGAGGCCAGATGAAGCTGAAGAACCAGTACCTCATCACCAACTGTGTGGAACGCTGGTCCATGCAGGGTGGGCCCTGGCGTAGTGCCGCCCCGCTACCCATGCCACTGGCCTATCATAGCGTGGTGCGTCTGAAGGACCGTCTCTACGTGCTCGGGGGTCGAACTCCACAG TCCTGGCGGATGGATGACGAGCCAGACCGCTTGAGCAACCGTCTGTTGGAGTATGACCCTGAGACAAACAAGTGGACAGAGCTGGGTCCCATGAAGCACTCTAAGTACCGCTGTAGTGCTGTGGCGCTCAATGGGGAAATCTACGTGATGG GGGGCATCGGCTGTGATGGGGTAGATCGTGGGCAGTCCCGTCGTTGCCTTGATGCTGTGGAGATCTACAACCCCGATGGAGACTTCTGGAGAGATGGGCCCACTATGCCCTCTCCGCAGCTGTCCCTACGCAGCAATGCCTCCAACGCCGGAGTGGTGGGGGGAAAGCTATATGTGTGCGGATACAACAAGGGAGCCG ATTGTCATGAGGACATAATCAAGGACATCCTGGAACTAGACCCATGGGAGAACCGCTGGACCGTGGTGGCCCGCCATGTTCTGATGCATGATGCCTACGACGTCTGCTTGGTGGCAAGCCTCAATCCCCGGGAGCTCATGTCTCCCCCGGCAGACCTAGTAACTCAGTGA